One Oharaeibacter diazotrophicus DNA segment encodes these proteins:
- a CDS encoding cell wall hydrolase: protein MRRRRRIVTTARLRALGAAGLLAPAALVVTSAEIGQQDVAALLLKSFDPSARWAVALGAGPGGETRLVTRPMDEMPRGAATVTTGGGAVVVEGIDPIVTGSIDAGDGSPDEDRIDRSWKGDLPITVTTPATAPGFSAGSLFQEQGRLEPPAPGSVQVAFSRAEAPLSVLAVGRFIGPRPEMTDVAILDPVPVPAVRPHVTLLTDAAYPRRAVAPAATNAAAEQMLAAYAPATSVVGQDVFDALFATPADRPAPPAITLAPGDFGWAANSLPASAYEEGEQRCLAEAVYFESRGESHRGQVAVAQVVLNRVRNPAYPETICEVVYQNRNLRDACQFSFACDGIPDRVHPGAAWRRAEQVAHDVTFGGERLDEIGSATHYHATYVRPNWAGVFTKKAKIGRHVFYQTIYGGWS from the coding sequence ATGCGTCGACGTCGTCGGATCGTAACGACCGCCCGCCTGCGCGCGCTCGGCGCAGCCGGCCTCCTCGCCCCGGCCGCGTTGGTCGTCACCTCCGCCGAGATCGGCCAGCAGGACGTCGCGGCACTCCTTCTGAAGTCGTTCGATCCGTCGGCGCGCTGGGCCGTCGCGCTCGGCGCCGGTCCCGGCGGCGAGACCCGGCTCGTCACCCGCCCGATGGACGAGATGCCGCGCGGGGCGGCCACCGTCACCACCGGCGGCGGCGCCGTCGTGGTCGAGGGTATCGACCCGATCGTCACCGGCTCGATCGACGCCGGCGACGGCAGTCCGGACGAGGACCGCATCGACCGCAGCTGGAAGGGCGACCTGCCGATCACCGTCACAACCCCGGCGACCGCGCCGGGCTTCTCGGCCGGCAGCCTGTTCCAGGAGCAGGGCCGGCTGGAGCCGCCCGCCCCCGGCAGCGTCCAGGTCGCGTTTTCGCGCGCCGAAGCGCCGCTGTCGGTGCTCGCCGTCGGCCGCTTCATCGGCCCGCGGCCCGAGATGACCGACGTCGCCATCCTCGATCCGGTGCCGGTGCCGGCGGTGCGTCCGCACGTGACGCTGCTGACCGACGCCGCCTATCCGCGCCGCGCCGTCGCGCCGGCCGCCACCAACGCCGCCGCCGAGCAGATGCTCGCCGCCTACGCGCCGGCGACCTCGGTGGTCGGCCAGGACGTGTTCGACGCCCTGTTCGCGACGCCTGCCGACCGGCCGGCGCCGCCGGCGATCACGCTCGCCCCCGGCGATTTCGGCTGGGCGGCCAACTCCTTGCCGGCATCGGCCTACGAGGAGGGCGAACAACGCTGCCTCGCCGAGGCGGTCTATTTCGAGAGCCGTGGCGAATCGCACCGCGGTCAGGTCGCGGTGGCGCAGGTCGTGCTCAACCGGGTCCGCAACCCGGCCTATCCCGAGACGATCTGCGAGGTGGTCTACCAGAACCGCAATCTGCGCGACGCTTGCCAGTTCTCCTTCGCCTGCGACGGCATTCCCGACCGGGTCCACCCGGGCGCGGCGTGGCGGCGGGCCGAGCAGGTGGCGCACGACGTCACCTTCGGCGGCGAGCGGCTCGACGAGATCGGCAGCGCCACCCACTATCACGCCACCTACGTCCGGCCGAACTGGGCGGGTGTCTTCACGAAGAAGGCCAAGATCGGCCGCCACGTGTTCTACCAGACGATCTACGGCGGCTGGAGCTGA
- a CDS encoding asparagine synthase-related protein: protein MRLICGFLHLDGRPAEADRLDAMAAAMVEPGFAPARSRHVEGPVALATLDFARRPGATESPAPPLPRGAGGLVLAADARLDGTPGRGPAWGAAADAALLAVLDRPGSPGDALAAVSGDFALAAWDPRTRALTLARDDFGVRPLFTVDLPGRLFAFASLPRGLHASGLVERRLDEVHFLRELLMADTPADASLFAGVGRLDPGSWLRLSPGRREGGRHWRLDPTAAGKRRCDPAEAAEEMAALIEAAVRRRLPETGPVAAHLSGGLDSGAIAVLASRALRGAGRPLLAYPFLPGSYGDYRPEGEEPQVRIVLEREPDLACVPIRLGPARDVLMPRTDGDQVTPFDPADPDSAVCIDAAARGAEMLLSGWGGDQAASYNGRAALAEALLHGRLGRVAAEARALAAARGASPLRTLWGEVAPHLVPAPVWRAIGRATGRPPGVADVTRGLLRAEALAGLRIERVRIGADDVANRLRLVENGLVARRAERWALTAARTGMAVSFPLLDRAVVACAVALPSAMFLRGGVRRRLFRDATVGVLPDGVRLHRGKSRPFPELHLLIGLERAALLDFVAEARAHPLVDRLIDLDAVAALLRTVPAGEEARRRAAELERDGVLLAACVALHRVLRAVCHLRQHH, encoded by the coding sequence ATGCGCCTGATCTGCGGGTTCCTGCACCTCGACGGCCGCCCCGCCGAGGCGGACCGGCTCGACGCCATGGCCGCGGCCATGGTCGAGCCCGGGTTCGCGCCGGCGCGCTCCCGCCACGTCGAGGGCCCGGTAGCCCTCGCCACGCTCGACTTCGCCCGCCGCCCCGGCGCGACCGAGTCGCCAGCCCCGCCGCTGCCGCGCGGCGCCGGCGGCCTCGTGCTGGCCGCCGACGCCCGTCTCGACGGCACGCCGGGCCGAGGCCCGGCGTGGGGAGCCGCCGCGGACGCGGCGCTGCTCGCGGTGCTCGACCGTCCGGGTTCGCCCGGCGACGCCCTCGCCGCGGTCTCCGGCGACTTCGCGCTCGCCGCCTGGGACCCGCGGACCCGGGCGCTGACCTTGGCCCGGGACGACTTCGGCGTCCGGCCGCTGTTCACCGTCGATCTGCCCGGGCGTCTGTTCGCCTTCGCTTCATTGCCGCGGGGATTGCACGCGTCCGGGCTGGTCGAGCGCCGACTCGACGAGGTTCATTTCCTGCGCGAACTGCTGATGGCGGACACGCCGGCGGACGCCTCGCTGTTCGCCGGCGTCGGCCGCCTCGACCCGGGATCCTGGCTGCGGCTGTCCCCGGGTCGGCGCGAAGGAGGGCGGCACTGGCGGCTCGATCCCACGGCGGCCGGCAAACGGCGCTGCGATCCGGCCGAGGCGGCCGAGGAGATGGCCGCTCTGATCGAAGCCGCGGTGCGCCGGCGCCTGCCGGAGACCGGCCCGGTCGCCGCCCACCTCAGCGGCGGGCTCGATTCCGGCGCGATCGCAGTCCTCGCCAGCCGGGCCTTGCGCGGCGCCGGCCGGCCGTTGCTGGCTTATCCGTTCCTGCCCGGCAGCTACGGCGACTACCGCCCCGAGGGCGAGGAGCCGCAGGTCCGCATCGTGCTGGAGCGGGAGCCTGACCTTGCCTGCGTGCCGATCCGGCTCGGCCCGGCGCGCGACGTCCTGATGCCCCGGACGGACGGCGATCAGGTCACGCCCTTCGATCCGGCCGATCCGGACAGCGCCGTCTGCATCGACGCGGCGGCACGCGGCGCCGAGATGCTGCTGTCGGGCTGGGGCGGGGATCAGGCCGCCTCCTACAACGGCCGCGCCGCGCTCGCCGAGGCGCTGCTGCACGGTCGCCTGGGACGGGTGGCGGCGGAAGCGCGGGCGCTGGCGGCGGCGCGGGGTGCTTCGCCGCTGCGGACGCTCTGGGGCGAGGTGGCACCCCACCTGGTGCCGGCGCCGGTCTGGCGCGCGATCGGCCGCGCGACCGGCCGGCCGCCCGGCGTCGCAGATGTCACGCGCGGGCTCCTGCGGGCCGAGGCGCTCGCGGGACTGAGGATCGAGCGCGTCCGCATCGGCGCCGACGACGTCGCCAACCGCCTGCGCCTCGTCGAGAACGGGCTGGTGGCGCGGCGCGCGGAGCGCTGGGCGCTCACGGCGGCGCGCACCGGCATGGCGGTGTCGTTCCCGCTGCTGGACCGAGCGGTGGTGGCCTGCGCGGTCGCGCTGCCGAGCGCGATGTTCCTGCGCGGCGGCGTCCGCCGCCGGCTGTTCCGCGACGCCACCGTGGGCGTGCTGCCGGACGGCGTGCGCCTGCACCGCGGCAAGAGCCGGCCGTTCCCGGAGCTCCATCTCCTGATCGGGCTGGAGCGCGCGGCCCTGCTGGACTTCGTCGCCGAGGCGCGCGCCCATCCGCTGGTCGACCGGCTGATCGATCTCGACGCCGTCGCGGCGCTGCTGCGGACCGTCCCGGCCGGCGAGGAGGCGCGGCGCCGCGCCGCCGAGCTCGAGCGGGACGGCGTGTTGCTCGCCGCCTGCGTCGCGCTCCACCGCGTCCTGCGCGCCGTCTGCCACCTGCGTCAGCACCACTGA
- a CDS encoding sulfotransferase domain-containing protein, translated as MAGAGGIVWLASYPKSGNTWLRLLLANLLGAGDRPADINRMGLDSRPLAARHEVEDLAPIDTTLLTPDEVDLLRPRVLEAVVAAETGRLFVKCHDAYRCNAAGEPVLGRGTGAAAVYVVRDPRDVAVSLAHHNGRSIDVTIAHMADERCTTSANGSRPTRQVPQLLSTWSGHVESWASQRDVPVHVLRYEDLLADPTGRFGAVAAFLGLAATGEAIARAVRFADFSELQRQERRDGFSERLSWSTAPFFRSGRAGAWADVLTPAQAATIVADHGPVMERFGYV; from the coding sequence ATGGCGGGCGCCGGCGGGATCGTGTGGCTCGCCTCGTACCCGAAGTCGGGCAACACTTGGCTGCGTCTGCTGCTCGCCAACCTGCTCGGCGCCGGCGACCGCCCGGCCGACATCAACCGGATGGGGCTCGACAGCCGCCCGCTCGCCGCCCGGCACGAGGTCGAGGATCTGGCGCCGATCGACACCACGCTCCTCACGCCCGACGAGGTCGACCTGTTGCGACCGCGCGTCCTCGAGGCCGTCGTCGCGGCGGAGACCGGGCGGCTGTTCGTCAAGTGTCACGACGCCTATCGGTGCAACGCCGCCGGCGAGCCGGTGCTAGGCCGCGGCACCGGGGCGGCGGCGGTCTACGTGGTGCGCGATCCGCGCGACGTCGCGGTGTCGCTCGCGCACCACAACGGCAGGTCGATCGACGTCACGATCGCCCACATGGCCGACGAGCGATGCACGACGTCCGCGAACGGCAGCAGGCCGACACGGCAGGTGCCCCAGCTGTTGTCGACCTGGAGCGGCCACGTCGAGAGCTGGGCGAGCCAGCGCGACGTGCCCGTGCACGTCCTGCGCTACGAGGACCTCCTCGCCGATCCGACCGGCCGTTTCGGCGCCGTCGCCGCCTTCCTCGGCCTTGCCGCGACCGGCGAGGCGATCGCCCGTGCCGTCCGCTTCGCCGACTTCTCCGAGTTGCAGCGCCAGGAGCGCCGCGACGGCTTCTCCGAACGGCTGTCGTGGTCGACGGCGCCGTTCTTCCGGTCCGGCCGCGCCGGGGCCTGGGCCGACGTGCTCACCCCGGCACAGGCCGCGACGATCGTCGCCGACCACGGGCCGGTGATGGAGCGCTTCGGCTATGTGTGA
- a CDS encoding lasso peptide biosynthesis PqqD family chaperone, with the protein MSGEVGDDGVLVRAEGLLTAALDQELLMMSVEQGRYYNLNAVGARIWELLETPTSADALVAALTAEYEVDPDTARAHVERFLGELRRRGLLAS; encoded by the coding sequence ATGAGTGGCGAAGTTGGGGACGACGGCGTCCTGGTGCGGGCCGAGGGGTTGCTGACGGCGGCGCTCGACCAGGAACTCTTGATGATGAGCGTCGAGCAGGGGCGCTACTACAACCTGAACGCCGTCGGCGCCCGGATCTGGGAGCTCCTGGAGACGCCGACGTCGGCCGACGCCCTCGTGGCGGCGCTGACGGCGGAATACGAGGTCGATCCGGACACGGCCCGCGCGCACGTCGAGCGGTTCCTCGGCGAACTGCGTCGACGCGGACTGCTGGCGTCCTGA
- a CDS encoding MFS transporter, whose product MTTVPSRAASAVPPAVVVVCGCLVAILTFGPRSTMGFFLTPMTTANGWSREVFALAIALQNLMWGLGQPFAGMIADRFGTWRVLTAGALLYALGLVTMAYTTDPVGLQFTAGVLLGLGIAGSAFFMVLAAFARLLPASFRGTAYGLGTAAGSMGQLLFAPIGLGVIDRYGYQNALLVLACLMAVVPLLAIPLKGKPAAGGGVGGRDQTIREALGEAFGHRSYWLLIAGFFVCGFHVAFVTTHLPPYIVDKGLDASWGAWALGLIGLFNIAGSLIAGQLSNRLPKRYILSVIYFGRAVAYGLFWLLPTSPTTVLLFSAAAGFLWLSTVPPTQGLVGVMFGTRYIAMLSGIVFFSHQIGAFLGVWLGGRLYDATHSYDGVWILGVLLGIFAGIVHLPIRETAVPRPVTA is encoded by the coding sequence GTGACCACCGTCCCCTCCCGCGCCGCCTCGGCCGTCCCGCCCGCCGTGGTCGTGGTGTGCGGCTGCCTCGTCGCCATCCTCACCTTCGGCCCGCGCTCGACCATGGGCTTCTTCCTGACGCCGATGACCACGGCGAACGGCTGGAGCCGGGAGGTGTTCGCGCTCGCGATCGCGCTGCAGAACCTGATGTGGGGCCTCGGCCAGCCCTTCGCCGGCATGATCGCCGACCGCTTCGGCACCTGGCGGGTGCTGACGGCGGGCGCTCTGCTCTACGCGCTCGGCCTCGTCACCATGGCCTACACGACGGATCCCGTCGGCCTGCAGTTCACCGCCGGCGTGCTGCTCGGGCTCGGCATCGCCGGCTCGGCCTTCTTCATGGTGCTGGCCGCCTTCGCGCGCCTTCTGCCCGCGAGCTTCCGCGGCACCGCCTACGGCCTCGGCACCGCCGCCGGGTCGATGGGCCAGCTCCTGTTCGCCCCGATCGGCCTCGGCGTGATCGATCGCTACGGCTACCAGAACGCCCTCCTGGTGCTCGCCTGCCTGATGGCCGTGGTGCCGCTGCTGGCGATCCCGCTGAAGGGCAAGCCGGCCGCCGGCGGCGGCGTCGGCGGCCGCGACCAGACGATCCGCGAGGCGCTCGGCGAGGCGTTCGGCCACCGCTCCTACTGGCTGCTGATCGCGGGCTTCTTCGTCTGCGGCTTCCACGTCGCCTTCGTGACGACGCACCTGCCGCCCTACATCGTCGACAAGGGCCTCGACGCCAGTTGGGGAGCCTGGGCGCTCGGCCTGATCGGGCTCTTCAACATCGCAGGCTCGCTGATCGCCGGCCAGCTCTCGAACCGGCTGCCGAAGCGCTACATCCTGTCGGTGATCTACTTCGGCCGGGCCGTCGCCTACGGTCTGTTCTGGCTCTTGCCGACGTCGCCGACCACGGTGCTGCTGTTCTCGGCCGCTGCGGGCTTCCTGTGGCTCTCCACCGTGCCGCCGACCCAGGGACTCGTCGGCGTGATGTTCGGCACGCGCTACATCGCGATGCTCTCGGGCATCGTGTTCTTCTCGCACCAGATCGGCGCCTTCCTCGGCGTCTGGCTCGGCGGACGGCTCTACGACGCGACCCATTCCTACGACGGCGTCTGGATCCTCGGCGTGCTGCTCGGCATCTTCGCCGGCATCGTGCACCTGCCGATTCGCGAGACGGCGGTGCCGCGCCCGGTCACTGCGTGA
- a CDS encoding 2OG-Fe(II) oxygenase, giving the protein MTSPPPMRALEQPAPHRLIRGFLGEDMVERLLAHAAARRDDFEVTTIGAEGRVDPNIRVSRVLRDLGPLREELDARFRAVMDEAVATLRLSPFVSTRLELELVAHGDGAFYGRHIDTRTGANDAATERVLTAVHYFHALPKGFDGGELRLHSFRPVDQGGRFVDIEPERDLLLLFPSWAPHEVRPIRCPSGAFMDSRFAINCWFRRARGK; this is encoded by the coding sequence ATGACCTCCCCACCCCCGATGCGCGCCTTGGAGCAGCCCGCGCCGCATCGCCTGATCCGCGGGTTCCTGGGGGAGGACATGGTCGAGCGCCTGCTCGCCCATGCCGCCGCCCGCCGGGACGACTTCGAAGTCACCACCATCGGTGCCGAAGGCCGCGTGGACCCGAACATCCGGGTCTCACGCGTGCTGCGCGATCTCGGACCGCTGCGCGAGGAACTCGACGCCCGGTTCCGCGCGGTGATGGACGAGGCCGTCGCGACGCTGCGCCTGTCGCCTTTCGTGTCGACGCGGTTGGAGCTGGAACTGGTCGCCCACGGCGACGGCGCCTTCTACGGCCGTCACATCGACACTCGGACCGGCGCGAACGACGCCGCCACGGAGAGGGTCCTGACCGCCGTCCACTATTTCCACGCCCTGCCCAAGGGCTTCGATGGCGGCGAACTGCGCCTGCACTCCTTCCGCCCGGTCGACCAGGGCGGCCGCTTCGTCGACATCGAACCCGAACGCGACCTGCTGCTGCTGTTCCCGTCGTGGGCGCCGCACGAGGTGCGGCCGATCCGGTGTCCGTCCGGCGCCTTCATGGACTCGCGCTTCGCGATCAACTGCTGGTTCCGCCGCGCGCGGGGCAAATGA
- a CDS encoding DUF2339 domain-containing protein, with protein sequence MDSLVVLVVLALLAILIGSILGFVSFGRTNELRRELALLRDRLAAVEAGAPLAAPGTDAAEEGIAEEPRAVATPLASVPEEAEPVAAEPPEPQPAAVPEPAAPAGRRDLEEAIGTRWAVWVGGLALALGGVFLVRYSIEAGLIGPAARIGLGLVFAALLLGAGEWLRRTALAEPSTTAPASAYVPGVLTAAGVVAAFAAVYAAHALYGLIGTGAAFVALAAVGFGALALALLHGPAIAGLGLVASYATPLLVSSSQPQFGALTVYLLAVTAATFAVARVRRWRGLAVAAALGTVPWSVLMIGSSSPVGTDGAITALHVAASLAMTLYVFVVSIHPRDPGRVDPIDRVAVAVLSAFVLPVVLQVAQHDGDDVSFALMTAAAAAFVVAAYSWPAVRGLAGAAVAIVLAGYFSFGIAYLVPMATGADDGTALFTAADLLSADNNRRMVVAGVTSGLLFAGLGLFGVLGSAARTALAVAGAAIPLGLVVVFYLRTADFAVSYAVGAVALVVAGWLAIVTEALVRRLDPREHGVDGAIAVYAVATVAALGTTAALVLERGFLTIALALLVPAIAWVETARPVRGLRIAAAGAAAVVAGRFVWDPAVVGTDLGTTPVFNWLLYGYGVPALAFGFAAWRFGRNRMDRLVPLFEALAVIFTALTAVMVIHHAMNGGRLGAAVSGVAEAGLMVATMLAVSLGMQWIGVRRPGPVFSTGTLLVGTVGLAAAAIGLGVLHDPLVTGEPIDGGATDADLFLGYLLPATLAFAVAALANLRPDRPVWFVRLAAWLGGLCAALWVTIAVRAAWHAGDLRLDPIEEGELYAYSAVWLVAGLVVLGLGVVARARAVRMVAAAIVTVVVAKVFLIDTAGLTGGLRALSFIGLGAVLVVVGLAYQKLLRRRA encoded by the coding sequence ATGGATTCCCTCGTCGTCCTCGTCGTGCTGGCCCTCCTGGCGATCCTGATCGGGTCGATCCTGGGCTTCGTCTCTTTCGGCCGCACCAATGAGCTGCGCCGCGAGCTCGCGCTGCTGCGCGACCGCCTCGCCGCCGTCGAGGCCGGGGCGCCGCTCGCCGCACCGGGAACCGACGCGGCGGAGGAGGGCATCGCCGAGGAACCGCGGGCGGTCGCGACGCCGCTCGCTTCCGTGCCGGAGGAAGCCGAGCCCGTCGCGGCCGAGCCGCCCGAACCGCAGCCCGCCGCAGTGCCCGAACCGGCCGCGCCCGCCGGCCGGCGCGATCTCGAGGAGGCGATCGGCACCCGCTGGGCGGTCTGGGTCGGCGGCCTCGCGCTCGCCCTCGGTGGCGTCTTCCTGGTGCGCTACTCGATCGAGGCCGGCCTGATCGGCCCGGCCGCGCGGATCGGTCTCGGCCTCGTCTTCGCCGCCCTGCTGCTCGGCGCCGGCGAATGGCTGCGCCGGACGGCGCTCGCCGAGCCGTCGACGACGGCGCCGGCCAGCGCCTACGTGCCGGGCGTGCTCACCGCCGCCGGCGTCGTCGCGGCCTTCGCCGCCGTCTACGCCGCCCATGCGCTCTACGGCCTGATCGGCACCGGCGCCGCCTTCGTGGCGCTCGCGGCGGTCGGCTTCGGCGCTTTGGCGCTCGCTCTGCTGCACGGCCCGGCGATCGCCGGCCTCGGCCTCGTCGCCTCTTACGCGACGCCGCTCTTGGTGTCCTCGTCGCAGCCGCAGTTCGGCGCGCTGACGGTCTATCTGCTGGCGGTGACGGCCGCGACCTTCGCCGTCGCGCGGGTGCGGCGCTGGCGCGGCCTCGCCGTCGCCGCCGCGCTCGGCACGGTACCCTGGTCGGTCCTGATGATCGGCTCGTCCTCGCCGGTCGGCACCGACGGGGCGATCACGGCGCTGCACGTCGCGGCGTCGCTGGCGATGACGCTCTACGTGTTCGTGGTCTCGATCCATCCGCGCGATCCCGGCCGGGTCGATCCCATCGACCGGGTCGCGGTGGCGGTGCTGTCGGCCTTCGTGCTGCCGGTGGTGCTGCAGGTCGCCCAGCACGACGGCGACGACGTCTCCTTCGCGCTGATGACCGCCGCCGCCGCCGCCTTCGTGGTCGCCGCGTACTCTTGGCCGGCGGTGCGCGGCCTCGCCGGCGCCGCGGTGGCGATCGTGCTCGCGGGCTATTTCTCCTTCGGCATCGCCTATCTCGTGCCGATGGCGACCGGCGCGGACGACGGCACCGCGCTCTTCACCGCCGCCGACCTCCTCTCGGCGGACAACAACCGCCGCATGGTCGTCGCGGGCGTGACGTCGGGGCTGCTGTTCGCCGGCCTCGGCCTGTTCGGCGTGCTCGGATCGGCGGCGCGCACGGCGCTCGCGGTCGCCGGTGCCGCGATCCCGCTCGGGCTCGTGGTGGTGTTCTACCTGCGCACCGCCGACTTCGCGGTCAGCTACGCGGTCGGTGCGGTCGCCCTCGTCGTCGCCGGCTGGCTCGCGATCGTCACCGAGGCGCTGGTGCGCCGGCTCGACCCGCGCGAACACGGCGTCGACGGCGCGATCGCGGTCTACGCCGTCGCCACCGTCGCCGCCCTCGGCACGACGGCGGCGCTGGTGCTGGAGCGGGGCTTCCTGACGATCGCGCTGGCGCTGCTGGTGCCGGCGATCGCCTGGGTCGAGACGGCGCGGCCCGTGCGCGGGCTCCGCATCGCCGCTGCGGGCGCGGCGGCGGTGGTCGCCGGGCGCTTTGTCTGGGACCCCGCCGTGGTCGGCACCGACCTCGGCACGACGCCGGTGTTCAACTGGCTGCTATACGGCTACGGGGTGCCGGCGCTCGCCTTCGGCTTCGCCGCGTGGCGCTTCGGCCGCAACCGGATGGACCGGCTGGTGCCGCTGTTCGAGGCACTGGCCGTGATCTTCACGGCGCTGACCGCGGTCATGGTCATCCACCACGCCATGAACGGCGGCCGGCTCGGCGCCGCGGTCTCGGGCGTCGCCGAGGCCGGCCTGATGGTCGCGACCATGCTGGCGGTCTCGCTCGGCATGCAGTGGATCGGCGTGCGCCGGCCCGGCCCGGTGTTCTCGACCGGAACGCTGCTGGTCGGCACCGTCGGCCTCGCGGCGGCCGCGATCGGGCTCGGCGTGCTGCACGACCCGCTCGTCACCGGTGAGCCGATCGACGGCGGCGCGACCGACGCCGACCTCTTCCTCGGCTACCTGCTGCCGGCCACGCTCGCCTTCGCGGTCGCCGCCCTCGCCAACCTCAGGCCGGACCGGCCGGTCTGGTTCGTCCGCCTCGCCGCCTGGCTCGGCGGCCTCTGCGCGGCACTGTGGGTGACGATCGCCGTGCGCGCCGCCTGGCACGCCGGCGACCTCCGGCTCGATCCGATCGAGGAGGGCGAACTCTACGCCTATTCGGCAGTCTGGCTCGTGGCCGGCCTCGTCGTGCTCGGCCTCGGCGTCGTGGCGCGGGCGCGGGCCGTGCGCATGGTCGCCGCGGCGATCGTGACGGTCGTGGTCGCCAAGGTGTTCCTGATCGACACCGCCGGGCTGACCGGCGGGCTTCGGGCGCTGTCCTTCATCGGGCTCGGCGCCGTGCTGGTCGTGGTCGGCCTCGCCTACCAGAAACTGCTGCGCCGGCGGGCCTGA
- a CDS encoding MDR family oxidoreductase: MSAFDAVVVSRDEEKRQSVALARLTEADLMEGDVTVRVTHSTVNYKDGLAVTGKLPVVRRWPMVPGVDFTGEVISSSDPYFAPGDAVILNGWGVGEAHLGGWAGIARVKGDWLIRRPAGLTGAEAMAIGTAGYTAMLSLMALEAHGLTPASGPAVVTGAAGGVGSVAVMLLAAAGWHVAAVTGRPSEADYLTGLGAAEIVDRAELSGPAKPLARERWAAGVDNVGSHILANVLSMIKAEGAVAACGNAMGMDLPTSVAPFILRGVSLLGINSVSVPRAKRETAWTRLATGLDRTKLAAMTTTIPLSGAIDAGRAIAEGKVRGRTVVEIG, from the coding sequence ATGAGCGCGTTCGATGCGGTGGTCGTGTCGCGGGACGAGGAGAAGCGCCAGTCGGTCGCCCTCGCCCGCCTGACCGAGGCGGACCTGATGGAGGGCGACGTCACCGTCCGGGTCACCCACTCCACCGTCAACTACAAGGACGGCCTCGCCGTCACCGGCAAGCTGCCGGTGGTGCGGCGCTGGCCGATGGTGCCGGGCGTCGACTTCACCGGCGAGGTGATCTCCTCGTCCGATCCGTATTTCGCACCCGGCGACGCGGTGATCCTGAACGGCTGGGGCGTCGGCGAGGCGCATCTCGGCGGCTGGGCCGGCATCGCCCGCGTCAAGGGCGACTGGCTGATCCGCCGACCCGCCGGGCTCACCGGCGCCGAGGCGATGGCGATCGGCACCGCCGGCTACACGGCGATGCTGTCGCTGATGGCGCTGGAGGCCCACGGCCTGACGCCGGCGAGCGGTCCCGCCGTCGTCACCGGCGCCGCCGGCGGCGTCGGCTCGGTGGCGGTGATGCTGCTGGCCGCCGCCGGCTGGCACGTCGCCGCGGTGACCGGGCGCCCCTCGGAGGCCGACTATCTCACCGGCCTCGGCGCCGCCGAGATCGTCGACCGTGCCGAACTCTCCGGCCCGGCCAAGCCGCTCGCCCGCGAACGCTGGGCCGCCGGCGTCGACAACGTCGGCTCGCACATCCTCGCCAACGTGCTGTCGATGATCAAGGCGGAGGGCGCCGTCGCCGCCTGCGGCAACGCCATGGGCATGGACCTGCCGACCTCGGTCGCCCCGTTCATCCTGCGCGGCGTCTCGCTGCTCGGCATCAACTCGGTCAGCGTGCCGCGCGCCAAGCGCGAGACGGCCTGGACCCGCCTCGCCACCGGACTCGACCGCACCAAGCTCGCCGCCATGACCACGACGATACCGCTGTCCGGCGCGATCGACGCCGGGCGCGCGATCGCCGAGGGCAAGGTGCGCGGCCGCACCGTCGTCGAAATCGGTTGA